The DNA segment GTTGAGGTGGAGAAAGAGCTTGGCATGGTATTTGAGGACAAGTACCAGGGCAACAGCGCAACAAAGGAATTTGAATACTGGAAAGAGCAGCTTGACCAGGTAGACATGGTAAGCGGTACGGCTTTAACCCTTACCGAGTACGGCGAGGCCGGAAGCCTTGTGAACATCGGTGAGTATCTGGATCAGATGCCGAACTTCAAGGCTTACCTTGAAAAGAACCCGATTGTCCGCCTGTCCATCACCGGAAACACCGACACAGGCGCCATCTACTTCAGCCCCTACTTTGGCGGTGTAAACGACATCGAGCGTATGCCGCTTATGCGTACCGACTGGGTACAGAAGCTTCTGGACGGCGAAGGCGAGTTCACCGCAGATGCCAGCAAAGAACTGGCAGCCGCTGTTTATGAGCCCTACATGCCGACATCCGGCAAGGTGGAGATTGACGTTGTGACCGAGGACGGCACGGCAGTTGAGACCATCACAAAGGATTACGACACCGCAGGCAACATCGTTGAGAAGATGAATGCTGCCGGCACCATCGACGGCGTAACGGCTGTCAACATGCTGCGTCAGTACATCGACGAGGCATACAACGGATACTACGGCACGAACCGTTCCAACCTGTACATCGGACAGAACGCTGCATGGGATGCTGACGAGTTAGTCGCCCTGCTTCGCTGCGTTGTTTCCAACCCGCAGACCTTAAACGGCACCGATTCCGTACAGGGCCTGTTCTCCCGTGAGGACGACAACAACCAGCGCCGTGTGGATATGTTCCGCTTCACCGGCACACTGTTCGGCGTAAGAGGTCTTGAGTCCCGTCAGGATTACCTGTATGTGGATGCGGACGGCAGCTTAAAGGATGCACGTCAGCAGGTTGCCACCTATGAGGCACTTGACCGCATGCACGCAATGGTACAGGAAGGTCTGATCTCCGAGGCATATGTAAACGCTTCCGCAGAGAGCTCCTCTACATACCTGGAGAACGACATGGGCTTCATGCACTATGACTACAACCAGACACAGACCATCTTAAACAACACGAAGCTTCAGGAAGGCGAGAAGTACATGGCAGTCATGGTTCCGGTTGCCCGCTGGTATGACGGAACAAGCGATGACGGCGTTTACATGCGGTTTACCGAGTCCTGGAGATCTGTTAAGACAGACGGATGGGCCATCTCCAAGGCAGGTGTCGGCGACGATCAGGATAAGCTCAACGCAGCATTAAGCCTCATCGACTTTGCTTACACCGATAAGGGTATGATCCTTATGAGCTATGGCCCGGATGCTTTCATCAAGACAAACGACGACGGAAGCTATGTAACCTTCAACTTCAACGGCGAAGAAATGCCGGTAATCGCAGACGCTACCTACGAGGAGCTCTGGGATAAGGCACAGGGCAACTACACCAACTACGCACGCTACTACCTTGGCTCCACTCTTTCCTTCGCAAAGAGCCAGGCCTTCGAGTATCAGTGTACAAGTGAGGTAGGAAAAGAGGGCGCAGGCCACATTTCCAACGCCATCGCTCTCGGCACCATCAAACACGTAGAGCTGGCTGTTGCCGACAACAGCTGGTACACCTCCACTCCGACCGTTCTTCCGAACACGAAGAGTGAGAACGACATGATCAGCGGCTACACAGACCTTACCAACAAGTTCTCCCAGAACAAGGACGGCGACAACATGCTGGTAAACATCATCGTAAACGGCTACACCGAAGAAGGTATGTCCAATGCTGAGGAAGCAGCAGCGGCAGTTGCTGATACCATGAACGGCAAGCAGTACATCACCTTAAAGAACGATGCTTGGAATCGTCTTGTAACCTACTATCAGTCTTTACAGTAACCTGCTGACATCAGATTTCATGAATTATAAAAAAAGTTATCAGACCGTTTCCCTGCCCGGAGCTTTCCGGGCGGGGCAGGCGGTTTCAATGGAACGGGGAGGTCATCATGTATAAAAAGCAGTTGACTGCACAAAAAATCATTTGCCTTGCGGCGATCATCGTCAGTGCGGTGGTGTTCATATATTCACTCGGCATCATGACCGACCTGTATGATACCCTGTACAGCACCATGAGAAATACCAATGACCCGACGCAGACGGATGTGCCGGGCTCTATCGTCTACTACAATATGCAGGGTTTTAACGGTGCATTTTTGAATGCGAGCATCGGTCTGCTTCTGCTGTCATTGCTTCTTATCATTACAAACACCAATGTGCGCCGGAAATACTACATCGGCAATTACGTTTCCGTCGGCCTGTTTGCGGCCGCAAGCGTGGCGATTACCGTGTGGGCGCATGGGCAGATCGAAGCCTATAAGGCACAGTTTTTACAGGTGGATTTTGAGGCACTGAAGGAGCATGCGGAAATGTGGAATACGGCATATACCGAATCTACCTTCTGGTTTGACGTGCATTATCTGATTTTCGGCCTGCTGCTTCTTGTGGCGGCAGCGTTAATTGCAAACGTATTCTGGAAACGAAAACTGATGAAAGAGGAACAGGACCTGATCCGTCAGGGAAAGGAGGCAACGGCATGACTAACGAAGATCGCATGATACAGCGGGACAGAATGAGATTCGTAAAGAACAAGCTTTCTGCGAACCTGGCTATTCTTGCTATTGTCTTTAATGTGTTCTACTTTGTTAATATTTATAGATCCGATGTGGGCTCCTACTATTATACAATTATCATCGGCGCCGACATCGTGTACAACCTGCTTTTCATGCTGGCAGCGTTTCTGGCATCGGAAGGCGTAAAGAACTACAAGATCAATTATTCCTGGCTCCTGATTGTTATCGGAATCCTTCAGATCGCAAGGATTTTTATCATTCCGATGAGGGCCCATGGGGCCACGGCCACCATCGGCGGCGTGGAGACCATCGTCATGGGAGACGGGCAGTTCTATAAGCTTGTAATTTATCTGGTTCTCTCGGCCGTATGTCTTGTGGCGGCCGGAGTCATCAACTATAACAAATGCCGGGCCCTGGAGGAGCATATGAAGACCCTCGAGGGAACGGCCGCATAAGGAGGCAGCGAAATGGCACAGCTGAGCTTACAGCATATCGACAAGATATACGACAACAACGTCCAGGCTGTATTCGACTTCAACCTGGATGTCAAGGACGGCGAGCTCATCGTCTTGGTGGGGCCTTCCGGATGCGGAAAATCGACGACACTGCGTATGGTGGCCGGTCTTGAGGACATCTCAGCCGGCAAGCTGATCCTGGACGGAAAGGACATTACGCAGACGCCTGCAAAGGACCGCGATATGGCCATGGTATTCCAGAGCTATGCGCTCTACGGCCATATGACCATCTACGAGAACATGGCATTTTCTCTGACACTCAGAAGAGAAGATCCCAATGTCATCCATAAAAAAGTGCTGGCAGCCGCAGAGATTCTGGGCCTTACAAGCCAGTTAAACAAAAAGCCGGCGCAGCTTTCCGGCGGACAGCGCCAGAGGGTTGCCATGGGACGTTCCATCGTAAGGAATCCCAAGGTTTTCCTGTTTGATGAGCCGTTATCCAACCTGGATGCCAAGCTCCGCGGGGCGACAAGGCGTGAGATCTTGCTGCTCCACAAGCGGCTTCAGGCGACGATGCTCTACGTTACCCACGACCAGACCGAGGCCCTGACCTTGGCGGACCGCATCGTCTGCATGTCCATGGGCCATGTTCAGCAGGTGGGAACGCCTCTTGAGCTTTACGACAGCCCGGCCAACATCTTCGTCGCAAGCTTTATCGGCCTTCCGCCGATGAATTTCTTCGACGTGAAGGTGGGAGACGGAGAGCTTCTCGGCGAGAACTTTAAGGTTTCCATAACGGCCGAGGAAAAAGATCTTTTAAAGAGCTATGCAGGTAAGGAAATTGTTCTTGGTGTCCGTCCCGAGGACATCGCCGAGGGAGCCGGCATCCCGGTTACGGTATTCTCCAACGAGAATCTGGGCATGAATACGCTGGTTCACGGCCATATCGGCGGCGTAAGGAAGCCGAGCATGAAGGTTTCCGCCAAGTTAAAAGGATGGGCAGATCACAAGGCCGGCGACACCGTGCAGCTTGTGTTCAACAGGAAGCACTTCTTTGATAAAGAGACGACCAACGCCATAAGGAAGGGGAATTGATCATGGATAAGAAGAAAAGTGGTTTCGGGGCAGTCGTGAAAGAAATCTGCCGTAAATTCCTGGTTTCTTTAAAGCGCAGGCCGCACATGATCCCCATGGCTGTCATGGTGATCGCTTTCCTGGAGTATTCCCTGCACCTGACGGTGATTTCCAATACGACGGCCAAGATCCAGGGCGCAGGCATGGGCCTCTGCGGATTCGCAACCATGCTGTTTTCCATGCTGTCCCTGGTGTGCTTCAACAACGCATACCCGCACAGAAAGCCGGTCAACCGGCCCATGTGGGTTCTGATGTTTGTGATGGTAGGCATCGTGATCTTTGCTGACGTCACCTACTTAAATGCGATTTACTACGCGATTTCGAGACCGGACAACCCGATTGCGGTGACGATGTCCACGATCTACATCGCTTACGCGGAGTATTACCTTCGCACCCATATTATGATTCTTGCGGCAGGCGCCGTATTGACGCTTTTGCTTCCGGTTTACTCCAAGTGGATCCGAAAGATCAAGACCTCGGTTGAGGTGGAGGACAACGGCAACCTCGGAGCCATTGATATTTCCGGGGAGAACTAATCGGAAGAAACAGGAGGAAGTATGAGTAAAAAACGACAGAAGCCAGTCGAGGAGAAAAAGAGCACCGCGGAGTACTACAAGCTCCATAAAAAAGCCGTGGAGGATCTTGTGAGCGCGGACGAGTCCAACTCCCCGAAGGTTTCTGAAGCGGAGTTACGCAAGTACCGTTCCGGAACCAGGAAGTTCAAATTTGCGCCATGGTTCAAAGTGGTGTTTGTCAAGTTCTGGTTCCCGGCGGCCGTGTGCTTCTTCTTCATTTGGGGGCTCAGCGCGTATGTTTCCAATATGCTGGATCTTCTGGCTGCCACGGGCATTGCCCTCGGCATGGTGACAGATCTGCTGACGAATAATGTTTTGCGGTTTTTTGAGTCAAAAGAGGGGGAAAACAGCCGCTTTATGATGTTTCCAAAGAAGGGGTATCTTTCTTTCCCTCTCAATATCCTGTATTCCTGGGTGGTATTATTTCTCGTATTTACCTTGTACAACGTGATCAATGGGGCTATCGTAGCCGTCACGCAGGTGACGGATCAGGTTCCGCTGGGCGTGGAGCCGATCCTGTTCGGCCTGTTTTATCTTGGCTTTGATACCCTGCTGATAGAGGCAAAGCATCTGTTGAAGCGCATTGTTTCAGATGCGGTTAAAACGAC comes from the Eubacteriaceae bacterium Marseille-Q4139 genome and includes:
- the ugpC gene encoding sn-glycerol-3-phosphate ABC transporter ATP-binding protein UgpC, giving the protein MAQLSLQHIDKIYDNNVQAVFDFNLDVKDGELIVLVGPSGCGKSTTLRMVAGLEDISAGKLILDGKDITQTPAKDRDMAMVFQSYALYGHMTIYENMAFSLTLRREDPNVIHKKVLAAAEILGLTSQLNKKPAQLSGGQRQRVAMGRSIVRNPKVFLFDEPLSNLDAKLRGATRREILLLHKRLQATMLYVTHDQTEALTLADRIVCMSMGHVQQVGTPLELYDSPANIFVASFIGLPPMNFFDVKVGDGELLGENFKVSITAEEKDLLKSYAGKEIVLGVRPEDIAEGAGIPVTVFSNENLGMNTLVHGHIGGVRKPSMKVSAKLKGWADHKAGDTVQLVFNRKHFFDKETTNAIRKGN